The DNA window ATATTTCCTTAAATAGTTTCGCCAATCTTCTTTTTTTAACTCAATGGTCAAGTAATTGAAATCTAAAATAGGTTGGGCGGAAAAGGTCATGGAGAAATTGTTGGGTTCATTTTTTATGAAGTCATAACTGAAGAGGGCGATTGGGAGGATCTTGCGTCTGTATTTTTCAAATAGCCGGCTAAAGTAGATAAACATTCGTTCATTAAATTCTTCTTGGTGGTAAGATTGGGGCTCGACATGGATGTTAACTAACCCATCTTCTCCTTTCAGCTTCGTTTCCACAAGGATGTCAACCTTATATTTTTCACCTACGATAACATCCGTGTACACCTCCTGAGACAAAAATTTGACTTGCCGGAAATCGATCTCTTCGTAAACATCCGGAAAAAAGAGTAGCATAAACTCTTCAAAAAACGTTGAGATAAGTTCTTTGAACAATCTGTCATGGTCCACAGTCATTTTGTTCCTCCTTTTCCTACTAGGTTCAATAAATTGAGAAGTTTATAATGATAGATTACCAGATTCAAACATTTTTTGTCGAAACGCCAAAATGCATTTTTTCTATCATTCTATCTTTGAAAAAAACCTTTTTTTCTCAAAAAGCTTCATATTTCAACAAAATGGACCCCCTACAAAAATTCATTTTCAGTAGATTTTCAAACGTGTTGGTGGAGACGGTTCTTACCAACACACCCTACCCCTGATGTAGCAAGGTTTCTCTATTGATGCCACTGTTCTTCAAATTAAAAGAGATCTCGTAAAATGAGGGGGATACGAGACCTCTTGGTAACAGTATAAGTAGGGAAGGGGCAGTTCCGTACTCCTATTAAGATTATAATTGATATTGATTATTCATCGTCAATTAAATATTCAATTTTCTTGAATTAAGTCATCAAAGTTTCTTCATGTCAAGCTGGCAACAGACCGGATTTAAAAATAACTACTTTTCTACTGATGTAATTCAACCCGACCTATAAAGGTAGCCAACTTCTCCTTTAAATCTATCAATTGGTTCCGTTCAGTTGTATCCTCTAGAAAAGACATCTTTTCCTTCTTATCCAGAGATTGATTGATGTGAAAATGTAAATAATTCAATTTAAGCTCTATATCCAACAAAGATAGTAATTGTCCATCCGAATTATACTGATCCAATTCATCAGGCCTCATATAGAATGGAAATTGGCCATTTATGAAGGTTAAGTGGTACCACCCATTCCCAATCGTAAACTTTCGATCATTGGTCACCTCTATTACATCACCCTCTTTAAGGGTAAAAAAACAGTCATGCTTTTTTTCGTGACAAAAACAGTTCATTCGATGTTTAAATGTATTAGCAACAACAAAGTGTTGACGCATTCCCATTTCCTCCTTTATCCTCCACCTATATTCTTCATTATAGTTGAAAATGATTATCATTTCCAATGAATGATTTGTTACAATGTGTCAATGTGCAAATGGGGACGGTTCTTACCAACACCCTCATACCCTGGCACACCAAAAAAACCAAAGTGGATTTCTCCACCATGGCCTGAATAAAAAATCCTAATAAGAAAATGTATGGTTTCCTATTATGGTTGAAACCTCCCGACTTTCAAGATAAGGGCTCGATGCTTTATCGGGGTTATAGTAAAATAAAGCTCCATTAGTTGGGTCTTCCCCGTTGATCGCTCGTCGTGCCGCTTCATAGTTTTCTTCATTAAGAGTAGCTGAATAGATATCGTCCGTTCCTACTGGAGTAAATTGATAGTAGCTGTAACTCTGTTCAAACAAAACATCTTTTATATTATTAGGAAATAAAGGACTTTCGACACGATTCATAATCTCAGCCCCAATGGCAATTTGACCTTCTAATGATTCCCCTCTACCTTCACTGAAAATCATTTTAGCAAGCCACTCCACTTCCTCTTGACTAACCCCATCATTTTGTCCAGTTTCCACTTGTTGTGTTCCAAGTTGCTGAGCTCCATTTTGGAATAGTTAAAGTCTGTCCCATATGTAAAAAATCTGAGGTTAACTGGTTCGTTCTAAATAATATCATCCACTGTCGTCCCATAACGAGCTGCTATTCCATATAGCGTATCCCCTGCCGAAACCGTATAGGAGGAAGAAAAAGACCGTGATTCCTTGACAGGAGATTTTGCAGCTGCAGCTTTATTTATGGGCATAGCACCAATTCCTAAAGCGGATAAAACCATGGCACCAGCCATTATTTTAATAGTTTTAACAGATAAAGAAGGAAACTTTTCTTTCACAAATTGAATTGCTTCTTCTTTCAAATTGGATTCATCTACTTTAGGGACAGTACCTAATTCATCCGAGAATTCCGTTAGATTTTTGTTGAGGTATAATACCACTTCTATTCCTTGTTCCGTTTGATTAATTCTATAATGTATAAATGGTTCCACTCATTTCACCATCCTTACACCTCATACTGTCCCCTTTCAGATGCATTTTTATAATTCATCAAAATCACTTTCTTAAAATTACAAACATCAAAAAAGCCAACGATCCCCCGTTTAGGAACAGTCAGCTCATTCTTGTTTTGGCATGGTAAAAATTTTACCATTATTCAACTCACACCAGTCATCTAATACGTCGTCGTAGGTGTCCTTCTCTCCATATTTTTCATAAAAATATTCCTTATTCTCGAACATTTCCATAGAACCATCCTCTAGCATAGAAATCATTTGGAAAGTGTTTAAATTAAAAACCTTTGAGATAGCAATTAATTCACCTATATGAACATCATTCGCAACATTTTTCACTTACTTCCTCCCCTTTGTAGTCCAGAATGGTTCACTCCATAAAAAGATACTCTAATTATTAAGCTAACCGCCATTTAGGAAAATCATACAAAAAGAAAAAAGTATCAATCCAACAAAAGATGCTAAGGATAAGTAATAAGGGAGGTGATCGTAGTGGCTAAAGATGTTCTTTGTGAA is part of the Bacillaceae bacterium S4-13-56 genome and encodes:
- a CDS encoding transposase, which codes for MTVDHDRLFKELISTFFEEFMLLFFPDVYEEIDFRQVKFLSQEVYTDVIVGEKYKVDILVETKLKGEDGLVNIHVEPQSYHQEEFNERMFIYFSRLFEKYRRKILPIALFSYDFIKNEPNNFSMTFSAQPILDFNYLTIELKKEDWRNYLRKYNPVAAALLSKMGYNESEKVEVKKEFFRILIRLELDQARASLITWFFETYLQLNDEQEE
- a CDS encoding cell wall hydrolase — encoded protein: METGQNDGVSQEEVEWLAKMIFSEGRGESLEGQIAIGAEIMNRVESPLFPNNIKDVLFEQSYSYYQFTPVGTDDIYSATLNEENYEAARRAINGEDPTNGALFYYNPDKASSPYLESREVSTIIGNHTFSY
- a CDS encoding LysM domain-containing protein, producing MEPFIHYRINQTEQGIEVVLYLNKNLTEFSDELGTVPKVDESNLKEEAIQFVKEKFPSLSVKTIKIMAGAMVLSALGIGAMPINKAAAAKSPVKESRSFSSSYTVSAGDTLYGIAARYGTTVDDII